The window TCAACATCATCAAGCTGATCAAGTAGAGCACCCCGTCGAGTTAGGTCCAAGAGCCCGGCGCCCATGCGCCGGGCTCCTTCCATCTCCGCTTCGACCGACCGCCTCTGAAGTCACTACCCGGTTGCTGGTAGGTCCGATGGCGGATGAGGAACCTCCACCCTCTGGTGGCTTCAGGTCGGGTCAGACGCGACCGACAACATCACGGAACGCACACCGACGTGGTGTGCACGAGCAAGGAAAGGAGTTGACAGCACATGCTCAAGCGCTTGATGAAGCGCGCAGATGAGGAGCAGGGTTTCACCCTCATCGAGCTGATGGTGGTCGTTCTGATCATCGGCATCCTGATCGCCATCGCGCTGCCGACGTTCCTCGGCGCCCGCGAGCGGGCGCAGAACCGCGCTGCTCAGTCGAGCCTGCGGAACGCTTTGGCCGCCGCGAAGACGGCCTACACGGACACGAGCGACTTCTCGGGAGCCACGCACGCGGCGGGGGATCTTCCCGCCATCGAGCCCTCGCTCGGATACGTGGTTGGTACTGCGACGTCAACTGGGCCTTCGTCCGTCTCCGTCTACCTTGACGGGACTGTTGATGACCAGGTGTGGGCAGCGGCCGCACTTTCCGAGAGTGGCAACTGCTACTACATC is drawn from Actinomycetota bacterium and contains these coding sequences:
- a CDS encoding type II secretion system protein; protein product: MLKRLMKRADEEQGFTLIELMVVVLIIGILIAIALPTFLGARERAQNRAAQSSLRNALAAAKTAYTDTSDFSGATHAAGDLPAIEPSLGYVVGTATSTGPSSVSVYLDGTVDDQVWAAAALSESGNCYYIHEVASGGTAGTFYDFIPDAVGNCLGDNATGADATTSW